A genomic stretch from Pirellulaceae bacterium includes:
- a CDS encoding YidC/Oxa1 family insertase periplasmic-domain containing protein, with protein sequence MLSASVLIGFQALNAWLNPPDPNEAVQQAADEVDADGGKEAAEAVANAGEKADAAEANEAEISGEEGFNEAGLDGKAGVAEAAKVPPQRIALGSLDPESPYKMLVWFTNQGAAIESIALNEPRYRDLEDKSGYLGYFAFSSEDKTSRINVVGAGTPAATAIPATAGDPVGLQVGDIITKIDDKEIGESKQIALVLSSTKPGETIQITVERGNAEHTYSAELVHRPLELIRPEPLYPSELNPAHPLSYRLTLSPKTEKMTQLRGQKGHEGIEAMLVENWEMTPISDGKLPGVEFRYRVAADRFPELKLKSDLLVIKRFRLAKRNPQDEAMQETGRLYHLDFDFEIKNLGDTPAEVGYQLDGPTGLPLEGWWYTYKTHPKSFGGAGVRDVAVKTFGDGHQLFTNPKILEPYEEYQDGQKAGELSIKEESYLRISDVDKDDKRIPMDVQYAGVDAQYFASALIAEAPDAEEQSAEAQAEREQYLFDYILALPVADEVDELRANRTDVSFRLISGEKEIAPGQSFKQDFLIFAGPKQRDILALYNLQDFITYGWFPLVAKPLMAVLHFFYSITGNYGIAIILLTVLVRGCMFPIGRQQVMNAQKMQMLAPEMKAITEKYKDDMEKKAAAQRELFRKNNYNPLAGCLPVFFQLPIFIGLYRALSVDIELRQAPLIPGISWCSNLAGPDQLWFWEPYLPAMLAAPDGWLGPYLNILPLISVFFMIMHQKMFTPPPTDEQQAMQQKMMKYMMFLFAFMFFRVPAGLCIYFITSSAWALAERKLLPKPKPKQPGEALSPNKPSLLSKLTKGVQENGNGAESVAERRRQRQKRR encoded by the coding sequence ATGCTTTCAGCCTCGGTGCTGATCGGCTTTCAGGCGCTCAATGCGTGGCTCAATCCTCCCGATCCAAATGAGGCTGTCCAGCAAGCAGCCGATGAGGTGGATGCTGACGGGGGTAAGGAGGCGGCAGAGGCCGTCGCCAATGCTGGCGAAAAAGCGGACGCGGCAGAGGCCAACGAAGCTGAAATCTCAGGCGAAGAAGGTTTCAATGAGGCCGGCCTGGACGGTAAAGCAGGCGTCGCTGAAGCCGCCAAGGTGCCCCCGCAACGAATAGCTCTCGGCTCTCTTGACCCTGAGAGCCCTTACAAAATGCTGGTTTGGTTCACGAATCAGGGTGCCGCGATTGAATCCATTGCGTTGAACGAGCCCAGGTACCGCGATCTCGAGGATAAATCGGGCTACCTGGGCTACTTTGCCTTCTCATCAGAAGACAAGACGAGCCGCATTAATGTGGTTGGTGCTGGCACCCCCGCAGCCACGGCGATTCCAGCCACCGCCGGTGATCCGGTCGGCCTCCAGGTGGGCGACATCATCACGAAAATCGACGACAAGGAGATCGGCGAGTCGAAGCAGATTGCTCTGGTACTCAGCTCGACCAAGCCAGGCGAGACGATCCAGATCACGGTTGAGCGAGGAAATGCAGAACATACTTATTCGGCCGAGTTGGTCCACCGTCCCTTGGAGCTGATTCGACCGGAACCGCTCTATCCCTCGGAATTAAATCCCGCTCATCCCTTGTCGTATCGGCTGACACTCTCTCCCAAGACAGAAAAGATGACGCAGCTTCGCGGCCAAAAAGGACACGAAGGGATTGAAGCGATGCTCGTTGAGAATTGGGAGATGACTCCTATTTCCGACGGGAAGCTGCCCGGCGTGGAATTTCGGTATCGCGTTGCGGCCGATCGTTTCCCAGAACTCAAACTCAAGAGTGATCTACTCGTCATTAAACGCTTTCGCTTGGCCAAGCGCAACCCACAAGACGAAGCGATGCAAGAAACGGGCCGTCTTTATCACCTAGATTTTGACTTTGAGATCAAGAACCTGGGTGACACCCCCGCTGAGGTTGGCTACCAATTGGATGGCCCAACAGGTCTTCCTTTGGAAGGCTGGTGGTACACCTACAAGACTCATCCAAAAAGCTTCGGCGGTGCCGGGGTGCGTGACGTGGCCGTGAAGACATTTGGTGATGGGCACCAATTGTTCACGAACCCAAAGATTCTGGAACCCTATGAGGAATATCAGGACGGGCAAAAAGCCGGTGAACTATCCATTAAGGAAGAGTCTTACCTGCGGATTTCAGACGTTGATAAAGACGACAAGCGTATCCCCATGGATGTCCAATACGCAGGAGTTGATGCTCAGTACTTTGCCTCAGCCCTGATTGCAGAAGCGCCAGACGCCGAAGAGCAGTCGGCCGAGGCACAGGCAGAACGCGAACAGTACTTATTCGATTACATTCTGGCGTTACCAGTTGCAGACGAAGTTGATGAGCTAAGAGCCAATCGCACCGACGTTTCTTTTCGCCTCATCAGCGGAGAAAAAGAGATCGCGCCGGGGCAAAGCTTCAAACAGGATTTCTTGATCTTTGCTGGCCCGAAGCAGCGTGACATTCTAGCGCTTTACAATCTCCAAGATTTCATTACCTACGGTTGGTTCCCGTTGGTTGCCAAACCATTGATGGCCGTGTTGCATTTCTTCTATTCGATTACTGGCAATTATGGCATCGCGATCATTCTGCTGACCGTTCTCGTCCGCGGCTGCATGTTCCCCATTGGGCGTCAGCAGGTCATGAATGCTCAAAAAATGCAGATGCTCGCCCCAGAAATGAAGGCGATTACAGAGAAATACAAGGATGACATGGAGAAAAAGGCAGCCGCTCAACGCGAGCTGTTCCGCAAAAACAACTACAACCCTTTGGCCGGTTGTCTGCCGGTTTTCTTTCAGCTACCGATTTTCATCGGCCTTTATCGCGCCCTGAGCGTTGACATCGAATTGCGCCAAGCGCCGCTAATTCCAGGCATTTCGTGGTGTTCTAACTTGGCCGGTCCCGATCAGCTCTGGTTTTGGGAACCCTATCTACCGGCCATGCTGGCCGCACCCGACGGCTGGCTCGGCCCCTATCTCAACATCCTGCCGTTGATTTCTGTCTTTTTCATGATCATGCATCAAAAAATGTTTACGCCGCCGCCCACGGACGAACAGCAAGCCATGCAGCAAAAGATGATGAAATACATGATGTTCTTATTTGCCTTCATGTTCTTCCGAGTCCCCGCAGGTCTCTGCATTTATTTCATCACTTCGAGTGCCTGGGCGTTGGCTGAACGTAAACTGCTACCAAAACCCAAACCCAAGCAACCTGGCGAAGCATTATCCCCCAACAAACCGTCGCTGCTTTCCAAATTGACCAAGGGAGTACAAGAAAACGGTAACGGAGCAGAGAGTGTTGCAGAACGTCGTCGGCAACGGCAAAAAAGACGCTAG
- a CDS encoding lamin tail domain-containing protein yields the protein MKPRQSKRKLQVESLERRELLAGDLQIVEFNYNPHDAMPAYGERDSAADDFEFIELMNVGDAQLNLRNYRVEGGVLFQFSQQFLGAGERIVATKDLKDFRSRYGFQPRVAIGNDGDGGKQGEFKGSLRNSGESLQLRGPSGSILQSFTYYDTGEWPTRADGMGSSLEMIDVLADAKDPKSWHASSEFGGSPGADGRGMTREVVINEILTHTDLPQIDTIELYNRTDTPIDMTNWFISDSAANLYRFKIEGSQSVIGGNDYRVFDENQLSFSFRGQETDNAFLLEAASNGKPMRFVDAVSFYATQNGVSLGRWGNGEGELFPMDELTFEDPNSGPLISDISIPEISYLPIIVSEVNYHPAAPPVGSILSEDDLEFIEILNQGNFPVDLSYWQLSAAVDYTLPAGTVIGANDTIVIVGFDPANDPARAQAFLNHYDILNGIRLIGAYSDRDDPNADQLDDQSEVINLARPEDIEQLGLGFVLVDRVTYQNAGAWPTEADGGGQSLTRHNLLGYGDDAKSWTAARPSPGTSGLSGDIDGNGVINAADIDLLCAVAHFGQNPSYDLNRDGTVNGQDVDFLIHDILNTVLGDANLDGVFDSGDLVTVFRAGEYEDRVVRNSGWASGDWNCDGEFDSGDLVAAFREGGYQTAGPAQANSLTHGDLDVDDEDEKRRRVEN from the coding sequence ATGAAACCAAGGCAATCAAAACGAAAGCTGCAAGTCGAATCTCTCGAACGCCGGGAACTGTTGGCCGGAGATTTGCAAATTGTAGAATTCAACTACAACCCCCACGATGCGATGCCGGCTTATGGTGAGCGAGACAGTGCTGCGGATGACTTTGAGTTCATCGAACTGATGAATGTGGGTGACGCTCAACTCAACCTACGAAACTACCGAGTTGAGGGAGGCGTTCTCTTTCAATTCTCTCAGCAGTTCTTAGGCGCTGGGGAACGAATTGTCGCCACAAAAGATCTGAAGGATTTTCGATCGCGGTACGGCTTCCAACCTCGAGTAGCGATCGGGAACGACGGCGACGGCGGCAAGCAGGGTGAGTTCAAGGGCAGCCTGCGAAACAGCGGGGAATCGCTGCAATTGCGGGGTCCATCAGGTTCGATCCTCCAAAGTTTCACCTATTACGATACGGGCGAGTGGCCAACGCGGGCCGACGGCATGGGAAGCTCGCTGGAAATGATCGACGTGCTAGCGGATGCGAAAGATCCAAAGAGCTGGCATGCCAGCTCTGAGTTTGGCGGCAGCCCGGGTGCCGACGGTAGGGGGATGACTCGGGAAGTGGTGATCAACGAAATCTTGACGCACACCGACTTGCCGCAGATCGATACGATCGAACTCTACAATCGCACTGACACACCGATCGACATGACGAATTGGTTCATTAGCGATTCAGCAGCCAATCTTTACCGGTTCAAGATCGAAGGCTCTCAAAGTGTCATCGGAGGTAACGACTATCGAGTCTTTGATGAAAATCAACTCAGCTTCAGTTTCCGCGGACAAGAAACAGACAACGCATTTCTGCTCGAGGCCGCGTCCAACGGCAAACCCATGCGCTTTGTGGACGCTGTAAGTTTTTACGCAACACAAAATGGCGTGTCGCTTGGACGTTGGGGAAACGGGGAAGGTGAACTGTTCCCCATGGATGAGCTCACTTTTGAAGACCCCAATTCGGGCCCGTTGATTTCCGACATTTCCATTCCTGAGATTAGCTATTTACCCATCATCGTCAGTGAAGTGAATTACCATCCTGCGGCGCCCCCGGTCGGATCAATTCTTTCGGAAGACGATCTGGAATTCATCGAAATTCTCAATCAAGGCAACTTCCCAGTGGATCTAAGCTACTGGCAGTTAAGCGCCGCCGTCGATTACACGCTTCCCGCTGGAACAGTGATCGGTGCCAACGATACGATCGTGATTGTGGGCTTCGACCCAGCAAACGATCCGGCTCGTGCTCAGGCCTTTCTCAATCATTACGACATCTTGAATGGCATTCGCCTGATCGGTGCCTACTCGGACCGGGATGATCCAAACGCCGATCAACTGGATGATCAAAGCGAAGTGATTAATCTTGCCCGGCCCGAAGACATCGAGCAACTAGGACTAGGATTTGTCCTGGTCGACCGAGTGACCTATCAGAACGCGGGAGCATGGCCCACGGAGGCGGACGGTGGCGGGCAATCGCTGACTCGCCACAACCTGTTGGGATACGGGGATGACGCAAAGAGCTGGACAGCAGCTCGGCCGAGTCCCGGCACAAGCGGCCTGTCAGGTGACATCGACGGCAACGGCGTGATCAATGCGGCTGACATCGATTTGCTCTGCGCCGTCGCCCACTTCGGGCAGAATCCCAGCTATGATCTGAACCGAGACGGTACCGTCAACGGGCAGGATGTCGACTTTTTGATCCACGACATTCTCAATACGGTACTCGGCGATGCGAATCTCGACGGGGTCTTTGATTCTGGTGATCTAGTTACGGTGTTCCGTGCGGGCGAATACGAAGACCGTGTCGTGCGTAATTCGGGCTGGGCATCGGGCGACTGGAATTGCGACGGCGAGTTCGACTCGGGTGACCTCGTGGCTGCCTTTCGTGAAGGAGGCTATCAAACTGCAGGTCCTGCTCAGGCCAACAGTCTGACTCACGGTGACTTGGATGTTGACGACGAGGATGAGAAGCGACGACGAGTTGAAAACTAG
- a CDS encoding metallophosphoesterase family protein, protein MKLALVSDVHSNLEALRAVLDDISMQGITEIYCLGDMIGYGPNPRECLDHAMKFQVCILGNHDQAAMFDPDGFNPVALRAVYWTREQLEAGDSPSRVNGRWDFLGELPRTRDEGLRLFVHGSPREPTNEYVFPEDVYNQRKMQILFERIQLYCFQGHTHIPGVFNISGDFLSPEEFDFEYRLTGDKMMVNVGSVGQPRDGDPRACYAILTDESITFRRIEYPVEETIAKIYRESDLDNMLGDRLREGR, encoded by the coding sequence GTGAAGCTTGCGCTCGTCAGTGATGTGCACAGCAACCTTGAGGCGTTGCGCGCTGTCCTTGACGACATATCGATGCAAGGCATCACCGAGATCTACTGCCTGGGCGATATGATCGGCTATGGGCCAAACCCAAGAGAATGCCTCGACCACGCCATGAAATTCCAGGTTTGCATCCTCGGAAACCATGATCAGGCGGCCATGTTCGATCCGGATGGCTTCAATCCCGTCGCCTTGCGGGCGGTCTATTGGACCCGAGAGCAGTTGGAAGCCGGTGACTCGCCTAGCCGCGTCAACGGCCGCTGGGATTTCCTGGGCGAATTACCCCGTACACGCGACGAGGGACTCCGATTGTTCGTGCACGGGTCACCCCGCGAACCCACGAACGAATACGTGTTCCCTGAAGACGTCTATAATCAGCGAAAAATGCAAATCCTGTTCGAACGCATTCAGCTGTATTGCTTCCAAGGACACACCCATATTCCAGGCGTGTTCAACATCAGCGGCGATTTTTTGAGTCCTGAAGAGTTCGACTTCGAGTATCGTCTGACGGGCGATAAAATGATGGTGAACGTTGGGAGTGTCGGACAACCACGAGATGGTGATCCGCGTGCCTGTTACGCGATCCTGACGGATGAATCAATCACATTTCGCCGAATCGAGTATCCCGTAGAAGAAACGATTGCAAAAATCTATCGAGAGTCCGACCTCGACAACATGCTCGGGGACCGACTTCGCGAGGGTCGCTGA
- a CDS encoding tRNA modification GTPase yields MAYDVDDTIAAIASASGGSARGILRLSGPETIACLRACFHPTNDQPLPSQQATRVTGHLNAGEPIGDLDCQVYVWPTQRSYTRQPAAEVHTIGSPPILELLLQTLCKHGARLAEPGEFTLRAFLAGRLDLPQAEAVLGVIDATNQQQLDVSLTQLAGGLSSKLNQLRDGLLNLCADLEAGLDFVDEDIEFVSATESTRQLTTIEQAIASVVDQMQRRGESYFTPRIVLRGRPNAGKSTLWNTLTAQQTAITSNIPGTTRDYLESAVKLGGIACTLIDTAGVDDQPLDQIDAAAREMTAQRHEQAHVNVLCIDSSTTFQQWDASQLACEQSVDLAVLTKSDSIANFWQSEHEQFGFEVTPGAQQTTLTHFESGRVIELIHISCHQTRGVNELLERMNRALGGKLNDESSVVTATSTRCRESLRRALEDVGRARQLASGQAGDELVAAEIRNALNELGKVVGAVYTEDVLDRIFSRFCIGK; encoded by the coding sequence ATGGCCTACGATGTCGATGACACAATTGCAGCAATTGCTTCCGCATCTGGCGGATCAGCCCGAGGTATCTTGCGACTGAGCGGCCCCGAAACAATTGCCTGTCTCAGAGCTTGTTTCCATCCAACCAACGATCAACCGTTGCCCAGCCAACAAGCGACCCGAGTCACGGGACACTTGAACGCGGGCGAACCGATCGGTGATCTTGATTGCCAAGTTTACGTCTGGCCAACCCAGCGCAGCTACACTCGGCAACCGGCCGCTGAAGTCCATACGATCGGCTCACCACCCATCCTGGAATTGCTGCTACAAACGCTTTGCAAGCACGGCGCAAGACTTGCCGAGCCAGGCGAGTTCACACTTCGTGCGTTTCTTGCAGGTCGGCTCGATCTACCACAGGCAGAGGCAGTGCTGGGTGTCATCGATGCTACGAATCAACAGCAATTAGACGTTTCCTTGACCCAATTAGCAGGTGGACTCTCGAGTAAGCTGAACCAATTGCGAGATGGCTTGCTTAACCTGTGTGCCGATCTCGAAGCTGGACTCGACTTTGTTGATGAAGACATCGAATTCGTTTCGGCAACGGAATCCACTCGACAACTTACCACCATCGAACAGGCTATCGCGAGTGTGGTTGACCAGATGCAGCGCCGAGGTGAATCTTATTTCACACCACGCATCGTGCTTAGAGGCCGGCCGAACGCGGGTAAGAGCACCTTATGGAATACTTTAACAGCACAGCAGACAGCCATCACTTCCAACATCCCAGGAACCACGCGTGATTATTTGGAGTCGGCAGTCAAACTGGGGGGAATCGCATGCACGTTGATCGATACAGCAGGGGTTGATGATCAGCCACTCGATCAAATCGACGCAGCAGCTCGCGAAATGACTGCTCAACGACACGAGCAGGCACACGTAAACGTCCTCTGCATTGACAGTTCGACAACCTTTCAACAATGGGACGCCAGTCAGCTGGCGTGTGAGCAATCTGTCGATCTGGCCGTGCTGACGAAATCGGATTCGATCGCAAATTTTTGGCAGTCGGAACATGAGCAATTTGGATTTGAAGTCACGCCGGGCGCCCAGCAAACCACACTAACCCATTTTGAATCGGGACGAGTGATCGAATTAATTCATATCAGCTGCCATCAGACCCGTGGCGTCAACGAGTTGCTGGAAAGAATGAACCGAGCCCTAGGAGGCAAGCTGAACGACGAATCGAGTGTTGTGACTGCCACTTCCACTCGCTGCCGCGAGAGCCTACGGCGAGCCTTGGAGGATGTCGGCCGAGCTCGCCAGCTGGCATCCGGCCAGGCAGGTGACGAATTGGTGGCTGCGGAGATTCGCAACGCCCTCAACGAACTGGGGAAAGTCGTCGGCGCGGTCTATACCGAAGACGTTTTAGATCGAATTTTCAGCCGCTTCTGCATCGGCAAATAA
- a CDS encoding metallophosphoesterase family protein, translated as MQKRAIISDIHGNLEALTAVLEDIQDAGISSIYCLGDVVGYGPNPCECIDQVMQMEMCILGNHDQAALFDPEGFSSGAERAIFWTRSALEAGGETPENLARWTFLCELPRQHHEAEHTFVHGSARNPLMEYVFPEDVHNPGKLQRIFSLIKQYCFQGHTHVAGVFVQGDKFYRPSDFGDQLTLGEQKAMINVGSVGQPRDGNPQASYVILEGGQLTFRRVPYMLEKTIEKIYAIPELDNFLGDRLKEGR; from the coding sequence GTGCAAAAACGGGCGATCATCAGCGACATACACGGCAATCTCGAAGCCCTGACCGCCGTGCTGGAAGACATCCAAGACGCCGGCATCAGCTCGATCTACTGCCTCGGTGACGTCGTTGGCTACGGTCCCAACCCGTGTGAATGCATCGACCAAGTGATGCAGATGGAGATGTGCATCCTGGGAAATCACGATCAGGCTGCCCTTTTCGATCCCGAGGGGTTTAGCAGCGGTGCAGAGCGAGCCATTTTCTGGACACGGTCGGCCTTGGAGGCCGGCGGCGAAACCCCTGAAAATTTGGCCCGCTGGACCTTTCTCTGCGAATTGCCTCGTCAACATCACGAAGCCGAGCATACGTTTGTCCATGGTTCCGCCAGGAACCCGCTGATGGAATATGTCTTCCCGGAAGATGTTCACAACCCGGGAAAACTACAACGAATTTTCAGCCTGATCAAACAATATTGCTTTCAAGGACACACGCACGTTGCTGGCGTGTTTGTTCAAGGCGACAAATTCTACCGACCGTCGGATTTCGGCGATCAGCTCACCCTGGGCGAACAAAAAGCGATGATCAATGTGGGCAGCGTCGGCCAACCGCGGGATGGTAACCCACAAGCCTCCTATGTCATATTGGAGGGAGGTCAGCTTACCTTCCGTCGAGTACCTTACATGCTTGAAAAAACGATTGAAAAAATCTATGCGATACCGGAACTGGATAACTTTTTGGGTGATCGGCTGAAGGAGGGCCGCTGA
- a CDS encoding bile acid:sodium symporter family protein, whose amino-acid sequence MPSDRWYAKLSGMLLTGLQKTAAVVERFLLIWLCIASGIAFGWPTRLEFDPFVDTADWVPYGFAVTMFAIGWLLHVNEVQEVFRRWPLVLCGTTLQYLSMPLIAYLIANSFPLSDAWKLGIMMAGCVPGAMASNVLTMIARGNVSYSLCLTTTATLLSPICVPIALKLGMSESFEVPVEGIVVKLCWMVVGPVIGGFLVGLLFDFFNRRVRDWAQPIGKIVANLTILWIIAVVVSANRERVTSIDASLLMAILTLNLGGYGVGQVGARLFRLPSSMGRALTLEIGMQNAGLGVTLAMEIFGKESPVLIPVAIYTFGCMFTGTILARYWSSRPTELAAPPESPPE is encoded by the coding sequence ATGCCGAGTGATCGTTGGTATGCTAAATTGTCCGGCATGTTGCTCACCGGACTTCAAAAAACGGCTGCTGTCGTAGAACGCTTTCTGCTTATCTGGCTCTGTATTGCCTCGGGAATCGCCTTTGGGTGGCCCACGCGGCTTGAATTCGATCCGTTTGTGGACACGGCCGATTGGGTGCCATACGGCTTTGCCGTCACGATGTTCGCAATCGGCTGGCTTCTTCACGTCAATGAAGTACAGGAAGTCTTTCGTCGCTGGCCCCTCGTGCTCTGCGGAACAACGCTTCAATACCTTTCGATGCCGCTGATCGCCTATTTGATTGCCAACAGCTTTCCACTGAGCGACGCTTGGAAACTTGGCATCATGATGGCGGGCTGTGTGCCCGGAGCCATGGCATCCAACGTGCTCACCATGATTGCCCGAGGCAATGTGAGCTATTCGCTTTGCCTGACGACAACCGCCACGCTCCTATCCCCCATCTGTGTTCCGATCGCACTCAAGCTGGGGATGAGTGAGTCGTTCGAAGTACCGGTGGAAGGGATCGTTGTCAAACTTTGCTGGATGGTGGTTGGCCCAGTGATCGGGGGCTTCTTGGTCGGCTTGCTATTTGATTTTTTCAATCGCCGCGTCCGCGATTGGGCACAGCCGATCGGCAAGATCGTGGCAAATCTTACGATTTTATGGATCATTGCCGTCGTGGTGTCAGCAAACCGCGAGCGGGTCACATCGATCGACGCTTCGCTGTTAATGGCGATCTTGACTCTCAATCTGGGTGGGTACGGCGTCGGACAAGTAGGAGCTCGGCTTTTTCGCCTGCCCAGCTCGATGGGACGGGCGCTGACACTCGAAATTGGCATGCAAAACGCCGGACTCGGCGTGACGTTGGCGATGGAGATCTTCGGCAAAGAATCACCCGTTCTGATTCCGGTCGCGATCTACACCTTCGGTTGCATGTTCACCGGCACGATTCTCGCTCGCTATTGGTCCAGTCGCCCCACCGAGCTCGCCGCCCCGCCGGAATCCCCGCCGGAATAA